The nucleotide sequence GTTCTCTTCTGCTCAGTAACATCTCTAACTGTGCAGATTATTGATTTTTCTCCTCGTATATCCAGGGCCGTTAAGCTAATTTCGGCTGGAAAGATACTCCCACTTTTTTTAATAAAGTTTGTCTCCATGAAAATACTAGAATTATCAAATTCTTTTCTTAAAACGTGTTGCAGCCTCTTTGATTCTAGGGGAGCTATCAACTCATAAAGACTCATCCCTAAAAGCTTCTCTTTAGAGTAATGGAAAAGCCCAACACTTGAAAGATTAGTGTCTCGAATGAATAGGTCTTGATCCAAAATAAATATCGGCTCATATGCTTTTTCAAAAAGAGTTTTAAATTTTAATTCTGAATATTTAATTTCTTCCTGGAGTTTTGTCTGCTCAGTAATATCGTTTCCAACGGCTAGAACAGCGATTAAATTTCCATCTTTATCTCTTATTGGTTTATTCGCCCAGTATACCCAGGCCCTCTCTCCATTCTTTTTTATATTTTCATTTATATTAATCTTGTATTTTTCCTCATCTCTGTGTATGTCGTATGCTAGAGTTCTAAGATCGCGTCCTGTTGACTCATATTCAGGCGTGATTGTCTCGTAAACCGTTTTCCCTATGATCTCTTCTCGCTTATAACCAAAAAAAGACATCCCGTACTCATTCATTGAGAGAATTTTACCGTCTTTATCAAATTTAAAGATAATACTATTTGCTGATTCAACTATCTGCCTATACTTTTTTTCACTCTCCAGCATTGATTCCTCAAATCGTATCCTTGAAATTGTTCCACCCATCTCTTGAGATAAGGCAAGAAGTATTTTCTTTGATAATTCAGGTATATCGTCTTTTTCATGGCTTCCAATATTAAGGCTACCAAGAGGTTTGCCCATGTGGAAAAATGGTATTATGGTGAAAAATTTCAATTTTTCTTTGTTCCTTAACTTTTCTAAAATTTCGGCCGGAATTCCATTTGTAGATTCATTTCCACTCACAAATAGTGGCCCGGAGATAAATTTATTTTTCTGGCTGATTGATTTGAAAAAATCAAGTGTTTCATCTGAGATATTTTTAAAATATTCAAGCCTAAACTCAGAAGTTTTTTCATCTATAATATATATGCCGCCACAATCGACATCCCCAATTTTCAATGCAGTATTCAAAGCCGCTTCAAGCGCATGACTCATTTTGTTTGTCTGGCAGAGTTTCGAGGCAAGTTCTATCTGTAGAGTCAATACCATCTCTGCTTTTTTTAAATCAGAAATGTTTCTAACGATATGGATAACGCCCTTTAGTTTATCCCCCTTATACAATGGTGAGGAACTGACCATTACAGGTATTCTTTCCCCATTTTTTTTCAAGTATTCCATTTCGTATGTGAATACCTCTCGACTACCCTGCATTCTCTTAATCTGGAGTTCTTCCATAATTGGATAGTACTCTGGCGGTACATTTTGGGCAACGTTCATATTCAAAAGCTCTTCTTCAGAATATCCACTTTGAATACTACTAGCTTTATTGACATATGTTACTTTTCCTTCAAGGTCATGAATGAAAATCATATCTTGGGCTGCTTCAATTATAGAACTATAATTTATATTTTGTTCATTGAAATCAGGTTTATGGATTTCTTCAATAGATTCTGACATTTGTTCTGTATTGTCTCTAACAGATTTCATTGACATCCTCACTCTTAAATTTTAAAGTAATTACGACACCTTTTGGCTTATTATCTTTTACCTGAATTTCTCCATTGTGCTTTTCTATTATCTTCTTAGCTATATAGAGCCCAAGTCCAGATCCCTTGTTCGGGCCATAGCTAAAACCTTCTTCAAACAATCTATCTTTAACTTCCCTAGTTATACCTGTGCCGTTATCTCCAAATGAAACTTCACAGTGCTTTCCCTCTCTTTTTAGAGACACGTCTATCTGGTCTGCCCCGCCATGAATATTTGCATTTCTAATTATATTATCAAAAACAATCATTATTGATTCGTCTACAAAGATTTTGCAATTGCCCAACATATTTATTTTAATTCCAGGATAATGTTTTGTTAGTTCTACTAGTTTATTTTTCACATCGTAAAGTTTGGCATCTTTTGACTTTATTTTCCCATTGAAAGCTTTTTCAAGGTCTCTAGTATTTTCTATTAACTCGACACTTTTTGATATCGCTTTCATAGTTCTTTCTTTAAGCTCTACATCCTTTGTTTCAATTAAATCACAAAAGTTTAGTGCAACTGTTAGATCATTTAGTATGTCGTGCCTCAATATTTTATTCAATATTTCTAGAGTTTCATTTAACTCCCTTAGATTATCTTCCGCCTTTTTACGCCCAGTTATATCAATTCCAATCTCCAATACAAATCTATTCCCATCTACATCCGTGAAAGGGTATGAATGAATTTCACATGTCAGACAATCCTTCTGAGTTCTTTCATAAATTATGGGTTTATTGCTTTCAAAAACATATAGTATTGGGCAGTCTTCACAGGGTTTGTCAGAATCGTAAAATACCTTGTAACACTTTTTTGATTCAATTTTTTGAAATCTGTTTTTTAAATATTTATTTGCGAATACAACGTTACGATTGGCATCATAAAGGCAGACATAAACTGGCAATTTATCAAGAACGGAAAAGAGTCTTTTATTCTCCTTTTCTAGCTTCAATCTAAGGTCACTTTCTAGTTTTATGTCCTTTATTGTGCCGGTGTGGCCTAGGATATTGCCTTCGCTATCTCTAAAAACTTGCATTTCAAGGGTACATTCGACTTGTCTATCATCTTTTCTTTTTAGAACGGTGGTAAAATTTTGAATGGCGCCTTTTCCGTATAGCTCCTTTAGTAAAACTTCCCTGTCAGAGGGATGAGTATATATCTGGGTGGCCTCCATCCCCAGAAGCTCTTTTTTTGGATATCCAAGAATCCTTGAAGTGTCCTCATTTGCATAGACAATTATCCCTTCTCTATTGACGGATATATTGGGAAGGGAATAAATCTGATTTAAATATAAATCTGGAAGAAAAGTATTTTGTTTTTTATTTTTCTTAACCTTTTGAGAGGTGTTATCTTTATTGTCCATAGGAGACCTTCTTGAAGCAACAGTTTACCCTTGAATCAGCCAATATTCTTTTTCCATATATATAAGAATATGGAAAAAAATATGGAAAATATGGAAAATATGGAAAGCCTAACTTTTATTATTATTTTCTCTATTTAAATATTTTTACATTGAGCTGCAAAGTAATATTTAAAAGGAGTAATCTTGGTGTCTATTAAGAGAAGATGACTAAAGAAACGCTTGAGATTGGAAATAAAGAAGTCATACTAATAGGCACTGTACACATATCAAAGGAAAGTGTCGATGAGGTAAGGGACGTAATCGAAAAGGAAAAGCCTGACGTTGTAGGCGTTGAGCTTTGCGAGAGTAGATATGAAGCGCTTAAAAATGTCAAAAAGTGGGAAGATACAAATATCTTGGACATAATTAAGCAGGGAAAGATCTTTCTTTTTTTAATAAATTTATTACTATCTAATTATCAAAAAAGGCTTGGCGATAAGTTTGGGGTCAAGCCTGGTTCTGAGTTTGTAGAAGCGATTAACGTTGCGGAAAAAGAGAAGATAAAAATTGCCCTTATCGATAGAGACATCCAGACGACATTAAAGCGCGCATGGAATAAAATGAAACTAAAAGAAAAACTGAAGTTGATGTTTGGTGTCTTTTTGGGATTCTTTGAAGAAGAGGAAGAAGAAGACATCATTGAAAAGCTTCAGGACAAAGACATCATAAACGAGCTCTTAAATGAGCTTTCAAAAGAGATACCCTCCGTCAAAGAAACACTTATTGATGAGCGTGACAGGTACCTGGCGTTAAAGATACTACAAAGCGATGCAAAGAAGTTCGTTGCTGTTATTGGCAGAGGCCACATGGAAGGGGTAAAAAGAGCCTTGAATGAGCTAAACAAGAAGAGCGCTAAAAAAGACATAAAGGAACTTGAAGTAATCCCACAAAAGAAAAGCTCATGGAAATACGTTGGATACCTAATCCCCATACTCTTCTTTGGGATTGTCATCTATGGATTTTTCACTAAAGGTTTTGAGTTTACATTAAGAGTTTTTTTCATATGGATCGTCGTGAATGGGACATTATCTGCACTTGGCGCAGCACTTGCCTTTGCACACCCAGTGTCTATACTAGTTGCTTTTATAGCAGCACCGATTACATCGCTTAACCCTACAATTGCGGCAGGCTGGTTTGCAGGGCTTTCTGAGGTTAAGTTTAGAAAACCTAAAATAAAGGATTTTGAAGGATTGAATAGTATTGAAGGATTTACTGACCTGTGGAAAAATGGAGTTACAAGGATAATCCTCGTTGTCGCTTTTTCCAATATAGGGAGTACTATAGGGACGATATATGCTATCCCCTATATAATTTCCCTCTTGTGAGGTGGATAAATGAAAAATATATTACTGGCTTTATTTATTATATCTGGACTATTGCTCCAAGGAGTATATGCAGAAGAAGAGTATATCAATAAACTATGGACGCACAATATGGGGGGAAACGTCTGGGATATAATGCATGGCGATTTTACAGGAGACGGCATTGATGAAATCGTTGTCGCCTCAGGCTGCTGTGGCAATCCTGGATATGTTACCGTCTTTGATGTGTCTGGCACTATAGTCTGGCAGGCTAGGATGCCACAGGAAGTAAGAACTCTTGATATAGGGGATATTGATGGCGATGGAAAGCTTGATGCCGTTTGCTCCTCTACCGATTCAAAGATCTACTTTATCTCTAACAGTGGAGAAATAGTAAAAGTTTATCCAGAATCTGGAGACGTCTTATCTATAAAGATAGTGGATATTGACGGAGACGGGAAGAATGAAGTTATTACTGGATCAAGTTTTATTAGGATCTTTAAAAACTTAGAAGAAGTCGCAAACTATAGCACCTCAAACAGGATAATGGATCTAAACTTCTATGACTTAAATGGCGATAAAAAGCTTGAGATAATAACAGGCGGTTTAGGGAACTATGTTTATCTTCTAGACAGCAATCTTAATCTCTTGTGGAAGAATCAGAGTAACTCGGTCATATGGGGCACAATGCCTTTTACGTATCTGGGAAACCCATCGATACTTGTTTTTACAAGGGGTTATTATGTACTGGACAAGGATGGGAACAAAGTTTTCCAGAAGAACATGGACGAATACTTCATAACAGGCCATGACACTGGAAATATGATTGTACTGGCTGATGGGAAGGGAAATCTAAACAGCTACGATTATTCTCTAAATGAGCTATGGACCTACAAGGTAGAAAAGGAGGTAAAGGACATCTATTCCTACAAGGAGGGAAATGAAATTATACTGCTCCTTGGGTCGATGGATGAAAACTTCTACATGTTAAAAGGAGATGGGAAGTTTATTGGCTCTGCAAAGGCAGGATCATATGTTTCTGCTGTTGACAGCTTTAGTATAAAGAACAAGAGATATGTAGTTTATGGCTCATTTGACGACAACGTTTACACATATTATAGGGAAACAAAAAATGTCCCATTCTATGGGTTTGGGACTGTTATAGCGGCCTTGATATATTTCCTCTACAGAAGGCGTCAGTAGCTACTGAATCTTTCAACTACGAAATCTTTTTCAAGGGCATTTATGAACGCAGCTGCTTTGGGGCCAGACTCCTTGCCAATCAAGACTTGGTATATGGCTCCAAAGAGCATTTTTGGCTCTATTGGAATGTTTGTCGCGGTTTCATAGATCTTATTGTGGAGCTCAACGTCAGTTAGGTCTTCTCCCTGAATTAGATCAGAAATAATCTTCAGCCCCTCTCTCTGCTCTTTTGAAAGATCTACTTTTGGTGCTTCTGTCAATATTTCAAACTTTATCATGTCTGGAGCATAGAGTTTAACCCAGTTTGTAGCAAGGTTTACCCTTGTTTTGATTCTTTCAATATCTATTTCGGAGAGCTCTCCTTTTAGATGCCCCTCTTTTTTCAGGATTCTGATTATCCTATCTACATCGGAAGTAATCTGTACGAGCACTGACATGAATCTAAAGGATGGTTGTGCTGGGAGTTTTTTATAACCCCAGATGTTTGAAAATTCGTAGAGCTTATCATACTTCTCTCGTTTGTTAATCTCTTCATCACTGAAATAAGTAGTCTCTACTCTATCAAACTCGTCATAAACATTTAGGAAGTCAAGATCTAGGGCAATCTTTAGCTCCTTTGTAGGTTTTGTCTTGACAAATAGATACCTCAATACGTCAGGCTCCATGACTAAAAGAATGTCTGAAGGTAGAACTACATTGCCTTTGGAGGAAGACATCTTTCCACTTGCGCCTTTAAGAGATACGAACTCATATGTTGCACCTATAATTGGGGGTTTATTGAATACCTCCTGTATTATCCTCTGGCCTGTATCGGCACTTCCACCCTGTGTACCGTGGTCTTTACCATAAGGCTCATAGTCAACACCTAGCTCAGCCCATCTTGATGGCCAGTCGACTCTCCATTTTAGCTTGATGTAGTTTGCCTTTCTAATGTCAGCAGTCTCTTCAAATCCACACTTACAGGAGTAACTTAAACCGTATTCTCCATCAAATGCTGTTATCTTTGTTATGTCCTTTCCGCATTTTGGGCAGTAGACAGAAACTGGATACCAGTCAGATGCAAGTTTCTCCCCACCCCTCTGGCTGTTCAATAACTCTATTAACTTCTCCTTCTTTTCGAGAGCTATCTTGATATTATCGCGGTATATGCCTTTTTTATACTGCTCAGAAGCCCTCAAGAAGTCAGGTTCCATCCCTGCCTCAGAGAGTGAAACTTCAAAAGGTTCCATAAAGTGATCAGCAAATGAGCTATGGCAGCCATCAGGATCTGGTACCTTATAGTCAGGCAATCCTATATACTCTGAATAACTGGCCGGAACATTTGAAGGAACCTTCCTAAACCGGTCATAATCGTCCCACATGTGTATGTGACGGGAATTGTGCCCCATGTCCTTTAGCGCAAATGCTACAAGATTTGTTGTGATGGCCTCCCTAAAGTGGCCTATATGACAGTGCCCTGAGGGTGTAACCCCAGATTCACAAATATACTCTTTCTTCTCTCCTCTTTCTGCAATAATTCTCTCAGCAAACGTTGATGCCCAGTGCATTTCTAACCTCTCCGTCTGACATTTGAGTCTTTGTCGCATATCTCTTTTAAGACTTGCTCAAAAGAATCATCGTGCATTAAAACCCTATTGAGATAGACTCCGGTCCTGCCAATCTTATCCCTTCTTGTAAGTACTTGGGAGCGCTCCCTAACTATATCAATTGAGACATTAAGCAGTTTTGACACCTCTGCTTCCCTGCCAGTTATCTCCTCTTCAATGTGCCCATCTTCAGTTGGCCTAATCAATATCAATCTCTTATCAACACCAGGCACTCTCTTGTCTTTTTTAAGGTCCTCAAGCTCAATCGCTCCACCAAAATAGTAGAACTCAATCTCCCGTAACTTTGACTCAGTTATGGGAAATGTTATCGTTTCCCCTGTATAGAGGGTAATTGAGCCCTTGACAAGGTGCCATGGGGTTGCCTGTACTATGCTCCTTTCTTTAATCCCGATATCCTCTAAAGCCATCTCCAATAGGTATGTTTCAGGGATATGCTCTATGAAAAAGTCAATATCTGACCCCTTATGGACATCACCCCTCGCAACTGACCCATACAGAATAGGTTGAAAATCAGATATCTTTTCCATGACAATAAGAGCTTTTGACCTTATTGATGAAAGCATGCTCCAATTTTCATCGTTATAAGTTACTTTTCTCCTGTGAAATGCGACTGTTTTCTCTTTCATTATAAAAAATTACAGTTAGAAATATAAATCATTATCTTAGCAATTTGGTATGAACCCGCTTTATGTAGTGCTTATAGGCATAATTTTGTTCTGGGTAGCGCTCTCAGAGGTTAACAAAAGGTATAATCTTTCAAAGTATGGTGTCGATTTCCAAGGGATAATCCTCTTATGGAGGACAAAAAGATTCAATGACTTTATTGACAACGTTTCAAAGAAGGGTAAGAAAGTATGGAACGTCTATAGCATAATTGGGATAGGTGCTGCGGTAGTCGGCATGATCACAGTTTTTTACTTCCTATTCTCAAATGCTATCAAGGTGTTACTTTCACCAGAGCCTTCTCCCGGAGTCGGTTTTGTCATACCTGGAGTAACTGTTCCATTCTGGTACAGCATAATAGGCCTTATAGTTGTCTTAATGGTGCACGAAGGATCTCACGGGGTAATCGCTAGAGCAAACAACATAAAGCTCAAATCGACTGGGTTGGCCCTATTTGTTGCAATACCCGGGGCCTTTGTTGAGCCAGACGAAGAAGAGCTAAAAAAGACTTCAAGGCTCACAAGGATGAAGGTCTATGCAGCAGGATCTATGGCAAACTTTGTCACAGCTTTGATAGCTTTTGTACTGATAGTAGGGTTAGTAAACCCGCTACTGACCCCTTCTGGTATCCAGATAGTTTCAATTGAAGATTCATCAAGTGCATTTGGGTTATTGTCCCAAGGAGACATAATTACAGAGATCAACGGGATAAAGATTGAAACGCTTCAGAACTTCTATGACATCATGCAAGACACAAATCCAGGCGACCAACTAAATATTGTATCAAACAAGGGCACATTCAATATTACACTGAGTGACCATCCAAGGGAGCCAGGTAAAGGCTACATAGGTATTGTCACGTCACAATATTACAGCTCACCCATAAATATGAAGATTTTGACCCCTATAAGCGGCGTATTGTTCTGGGTTTTCCTCTTGAACTTCAATATAGGATTGATTAATCTCTTCCCCCTACCGTTCCTATTTGACGGAGGGAAGATATTCAAAGAGATAGTTGACACAAAGTTCAGCGAGGCCAACTCAAATACTATTCAAAAGGTATTTGCTATAATAGGCATAATGCTTTTTGCAATAAATATCCTGCCTTCGTTTTTATGATGTTATGATAAAGGTAGTTTTTTTACGGGACAAGAGAACTGTTGAAGTGGAAGCGAAGAATGTTTCCGAAGTATTCTCAAAGATAGCCATATTGAGAGAGCAGTATGTCGTGATAAAAAACGGAAAGATAGTCTGCGAGGATGAATCATTATCAGACGGAGATACTATCGAGCTATTCACAGTTGCTTCAGGTGGTTAATTTGAAGTGTTCAAGATGCAAGAAGGATGCAATATACTTCCAGAGGCAGTCTGGCCAGTACTACTGTGGAGAGCACTTCAATAGCTATTTTGTGAAAAAGTTCATGCGGATTATTAGAGAAGACCAGCTAATAAAAAAGAATGAGAAGGTTGCAGTCGCTGTTAGCGGTGGGAAGGATAGCTTGACCTTAGCTTATCTCCTAAAGAAGCTCCAAGCCAGATACCCTTTTCAGATGGAGGCTATAATAGTTGATGAGGGGATATCCGGGTACAGGGCTCATACCCTAGATGCCGCAAAATCACAGCTTGAAAAACTTGAGATAGAATATCACATCGAGTCTTTTAAGGATAATTTTGGGAAAACCCTTGACTCTTTTGTTGAAAACAACAAGGAAAATGCATGCTCCACATGTGGGATATTGAGAAGATATATCTTGAACAAAAAAGCAAGGGAGCTATCCTGCACAAAGCTTGCAACAGGCCATAACCTTGATGATGAGGATCAGTCTGTCATTATGAATCTCATGAGGGGCGATGTGATAAGGTTTTCAAGGGGACAGAACTACTACAAGAAGATAAGTGACAAGTTTGTTGAAAGAATTAAACCCCTACGGTATTTCTTAGAGAAGGAGATAGTAATATTTGCACTTAATAATAAGCTAACATTTGACTCTTCAGAGTGCCCATATGCGGAGTACGCTATGAGGGGTGAAGTAGGGAAGTTCCTTGACAGGATGGAGGAGTTAAGGCCTACAACGAAATACTCCCTTTTGTCTGGGTATGATAAAGTCCTCCCGGCATTAAATCAGTTTTTTATCCCGGACTCAATTGGAGTTTGTGAGGTATGTGGGGAGCCCACTATGGACGGCACATGCATGAGGTGCAAGATTTTGGAAAAGGAATAGAGAAAATATTCAAAATATATTCTATGAAATTTCTTCTAAGATATCTTCTATATTTTGTTTTAATTCTGGTAAATCTCTCACAATTATTGTCCATACTAAATCTATATCAATGCCAAAATATTCATGAATTAATTTGTCCCTCAATCCAGATATCTTTTTCCAAGGAACTTGGGTATAATTATCTTTAAATTCTTGGGGAAGATTTTTTATCGCTTCGCCAATTATTTCAAGTCTTCGTATAGTCATGTCTTGAAGAGAAAGTGAATCTTTAAAATCTTCTTTTGATTTATTCTTCATATATTCTTCAATTAAAACTATGCTATCAAGAATATGTAGTAGGAAAATCCTAAGATCCTTCTTCATAGAATACTTCCTGCTCCTTTAAAATATAATCCTTTAATAGAGGGTGAATTGATTTGTAAGTAATAACATCAACTTTCTTATTAAAAAATTCTTCAAGTTCTTGTTCTAAGCCTATTAAATCAAGTAAAGATTTAGTTTCCACATCTGCAAATTCAACTAATATATCGATATCACTATCTTTAGTTTCTTCTCCTCGAACGTAGGATCCAAAAACAGCAGCTTTTTTTATTCCGTGTTTTTTTAAAATTGGAATCGACTTAGTCTTAATATCAGAGAGCCTAATCTTTTTCATCTATTAAAGATAAAGATAATATATATTTAAGACTTACTTATAAATTTAGATTAAACTGATTTCTATAGAAAAACCTTTTATAATAATATGAAAATCTAAAGCTTATGCCCTGGTGGCTTAGTGGTATAGTGCCTGCTTGGTAAGCAGGAGGTCGCGGGTTCAATCCCCGCCCAGGGCTTATTTTTTTAGTTGTAAAGCCTTAGGCTATTTTAAAAAAAATAGTTTGTAGATTATTATCCAAATTAAATATACATGAAGTATAATCTAGTATTATTTGGATATTCAGTAATAAAGAGAAAAGAATAATTTTTGCTTAGTTTTAGAGAAAAAATAAAATGAAAAAGATAATTTTTCCATGTTTTCCATATACTTTTCCCTATTTTCCCTATTTTTTTCCATATCTTTATATATATGGAAACTTTATTTTCATAGAAACTAGATTATTTCAAAGTGGTGTATATATGAAAAAAATATCTATTTTAGTTTGTTTCATATTTTTAGTTTCTATTAGTTCAGTGTATGCAGCAGATGGAGATCTAAAGTGGCATACTGGACAAGTCGGGAAAGCGAATATAGGAGGTCGTATTCTAACATCTCCGGCAATAGGTAGTGATGGTACAATCTATGTTGGAACAGGTTCTGGTGATGGGCAACTTTACGCAGTAAATCAAGACGGGACATTAAAATGGAAAACTGACTTCATAGGAGACCTGATTTATTCATCTCCTGTAATCGGTACTGATGGCACAATCTATGTTGGGACCTTCGTTGGTGATGGAGAGCTATATGCAATATATCCTACTGGAACATTGAAATGGCATACTGGACAAGTCGGAAAAGCGAATATTGGGAGCCTGATTTATTCATCGCCTGCAATTGGCGCTGATGGTACAATCTATGTTGGAACTCATTCAGGAGCACAAGAACTATACGCAATAAATACCGACGGTACTCTAAAGTGGAAAACTGACTTCATAACTAATCCAATTTATGCCTCGCCAGCAATTGGTGCTGATGGCACAATTTATGTTGGAACTGAAGGAAGTTCTAGCTGTCGATTTTATGCAGTAAATCCCACGGATGGATCTAAGAAGTGGGAAACAACTACAGGATTTGGAATGTTTTCATCGCCCGCAATCGGTAGTGACGGCACAATCTACTTTGGAACATATTATAGTTCCAATAATCTTTACGCAATAAATCCTTTAGATGGATCTAGTAAATGGAATTACCCCACATCAGGACAAGTTTGGTCGTCACCTGCAATAGGTAGTGACGGCACAATATACATTGGAACATATTCTGGAGATTCAGAGCTTTACGCAATAAATCCCAACAATACTCTAAAGTGGAAAACAAACTTCATAGCAGGATTAGTTTACACATCCCCAGCAATTGGCGCTGATGGTACAATCTATGTTGGAACTTATTCTGGTGACTACCAGCTTTACGCAGTAAATCCTAACGGTACTCTAAAGTGGAAAACAGACTCCATAGGGAAGGCTATTTTTGCCTCGCCTGCAATTGGCGCTGATGGTACAATCTATGTTGGAACTGATATGGGTGGTGTTGGTGAACTTTATGCCATATACAGTAGCCCAGGATGGACGTATGCGACATACGAAAATTCAATGAGAACATACACAAACTCAAACTGGCCAAAGTTTGGTCAGAATAACTACAATCTTA is from Methanofastidiosum sp. and encodes:
- a CDS encoding nucleotidyltransferase; its protein translation is MMKEKTVAFHRRKVTYNDENWSMLSSIRSKALIVMEKISDFQPILYGSVARGDVHKGSDIDFFIEHIPETYLLEMALEDIGIKERSIVQATPWHLVKGSITLYTGETITFPITESKLREIEFYYFGGAIELEDLKKDKRVPGVDKRLILIRPTEDGHIEEEITGREAEVSKLLNVSIDIVRERSQVLTRRDKIGRTGVYLNRVLMHDDSFEQVLKEICDKDSNVRRRG
- a CDS encoding DUF86 domain-containing protein, yielding MKKDLRIFLLHILDSIVLIEEYMKNKSKEDFKDSLSLQDMTIRRLEIIGEAIKNLPQEFKDNYTQVPWKKISGLRDKLIHEYFGIDIDLVWTIIVRDLPELKQNIEDILEEIS
- a CDS encoding TraB/GumN family protein, translating into MTKETLEIGNKEVILIGTVHISKESVDEVRDVIEKEKPDVVGVELCESRYEALKNVKKWEDTNILDIIKQGKIFLFLINLLLSNYQKRLGDKFGVKPGSEFVEAINVAEKEKIKIALIDRDIQTTLKRAWNKMKLKEKLKLMFGVFLGFFEEEEEEDIIEKLQDKDIINELLNELSKEIPSVKETLIDERDRYLALKILQSDAKKFVAVIGRGHMEGVKRALNELNKKSAKKDIKELEVIPQKKSSWKYVGYLIPILFFGIVIYGFFTKGFEFTLRVFFIWIVVNGTLSALGAALAFAHPVSILVAFIAAPITSLNPTIAAGWFAGLSEVKFRKPKIKDFEGLNSIEGFTDLWKNGVTRIILVVAFSNIGSTIGTIYAIPYIISLL
- a CDS encoding thiamine biosynthesis protein ThiS — protein: MIKVVFLRDKRTVEVEAKNVSEVFSKIAILREQYVVIKNGKIVCEDESLSDGDTIELFTVASGG
- a CDS encoding TIGR00269 family protein codes for the protein MKCSRCKKDAIYFQRQSGQYYCGEHFNSYFVKKFMRIIREDQLIKKNEKVAVAVSGGKDSLTLAYLLKKLQARYPFQMEAIIVDEGISGYRAHTLDAAKSQLEKLEIEYHIESFKDNFGKTLDSFVENNKENACSTCGILRRYILNKKARELSCTKLATGHNLDDEDQSVIMNLMRGDVIRFSRGQNYYKKISDKFVERIKPLRYFLEKEIVIFALNNKLTFDSSECPYAEYAMRGEVGKFLDRMEELRPTTKYSLLSGYDKVLPALNQFFIPDSIGVCEVCGEPTMDGTCMRCKILEKE
- a CDS encoding PAS domain-containing protein, yielding MDNKDNTSQKVKKNKKQNTFLPDLYLNQIYSLPNISVNREGIIVYANEDTSRILGYPKKELLGMEATQIYTHPSDREVLLKELYGKGAIQNFTTVLKRKDDRQVECTLEMQVFRDSEGNILGHTGTIKDIKLESDLRLKLEKENKRLFSVLDKLPVYVCLYDANRNVVFANKYLKNRFQKIESKKCYKVFYDSDKPCEDCPILYVFESNKPIIYERTQKDCLTCEIHSYPFTDVDGNRFVLEIGIDITGRKKAEDNLRELNETLEILNKILRHDILNDLTVALNFCDLIETKDVELKERTMKAISKSVELIENTRDLEKAFNGKIKSKDAKLYDVKNKLVELTKHYPGIKINMLGNCKIFVDESIMIVFDNIIRNANIHGGADQIDVSLKREGKHCEVSFGDNGTGITREVKDRLFEEGFSYGPNKGSGLGLYIAKKIIEKHNGEIQVKDNKPKGVVITLKFKSEDVNEIC
- a CDS encoding PAS domain S-box protein, which gives rise to MKSVRDNTEQMSESIEEIHKPDFNEQNINYSSIIEAAQDMIFIHDLEGKVTYVNKASSIQSGYSEEELLNMNVAQNVPPEYYPIMEELQIKRMQGSREVFTYEMEYLKKNGERIPVMVSSSPLYKGDKLKGVIHIVRNISDLKKAEMVLTLQIELASKLCQTNKMSHALEAALNTALKIGDVDCGGIYIIDEKTSEFRLEYFKNISDETLDFFKSISQKNKFISGPLFVSGNESTNGIPAEILEKLRNKEKLKFFTIIPFFHMGKPLGSLNIGSHEKDDIPELSKKILLALSQEMGGTISRIRFEESMLESEKKYRQIVESANSIIFKFDKDGKILSMNEYGMSFFGYKREEIIGKTVYETITPEYESTGRDLRTLAYDIHRDEEKYKININENIKKNGERAWVYWANKPIRDKDGNLIAVLAVGNDITEQTKLQEEIKYSELKFKTLFEKAYEPIFILDQDLFIRDTNLSSVGLFHYSKEKLLGMSLYELIAPLESKRLQHVLRKEFDNSSIFMETNFIKKSGSIFPAEISLTALDIRGEKSIICTVRDVTEQKRT
- the lysS gene encoding lysine--tRNA ligase, with the translated sequence MHWASTFAERIIAERGEKKEYICESGVTPSGHCHIGHFREAITTNLVAFALKDMGHNSRHIHMWDDYDRFRKVPSNVPASYSEYIGLPDYKVPDPDGCHSSFADHFMEPFEVSLSEAGMEPDFLRASEQYKKGIYRDNIKIALEKKEKLIELLNSQRGGEKLASDWYPVSVYCPKCGKDITKITAFDGEYGLSYSCKCGFEETADIRKANYIKLKWRVDWPSRWAELGVDYEPYGKDHGTQGGSADTGQRIIQEVFNKPPIIGATYEFVSLKGASGKMSSSKGNVVLPSDILLVMEPDVLRYLFVKTKPTKELKIALDLDFLNVYDEFDRVETTYFSDEEINKREKYDKLYEFSNIWGYKKLPAQPSFRFMSVLVQITSDVDRIIRILKKEGHLKGELSEIDIERIKTRVNLATNWVKLYAPDMIKFEILTEAPKVDLSKEQREGLKIISDLIQGEDLTDVELHNKIYETATNIPIEPKMLFGAIYQVLIGKESGPKAAAFINALEKDFVVERFSSY
- a CDS encoding site-2 protease family protein, encoding MNPLYVVLIGIILFWVALSEVNKRYNLSKYGVDFQGIILLWRTKRFNDFIDNVSKKGKKVWNVYSIIGIGAAVVGMITVFYFLFSNAIKVLLSPEPSPGVGFVIPGVTVPFWYSIIGLIVVLMVHEGSHGVIARANNIKLKSTGLALFVAIPGAFVEPDEEELKKTSRLTRMKVYAAGSMANFVTALIAFVLIVGLVNPLLTPSGIQIVSIEDSSSAFGLLSQGDIITEINGIKIETLQNFYDIMQDTNPGDQLNIVSNKGTFNITLSDHPREPGKGYIGIVTSQYYSSPINMKILTPISGVLFWVFLLNFNIGLINLFPLPFLFDGGKIFKEIVDTKFSEANSNTIQKVFAIIGIMLFAINILPSFL